A genomic window from Buteo buteo chromosome 13, bButBut1.hap1.1, whole genome shotgun sequence includes:
- the KCNJ16 gene encoding inward rectifier potassium channel 16, whose translation MRKMTEQSGCYRPVNIQGNKISYQGTCQESPEKGMKRLQNRFLHKDGSCNVYFKHIFGEWESYVVDIFTTLVDIKWRHMFVIFSLSYVLSWLFFGLVFWLIAIQHGDLFNDEEITPCVANVHSFTGAFLFSLETQTTIGYGYRCVTEECSVAILMVILQSVLSCIIDTFIIGAALAKMATARKRAQTIRFSYYAVVGLRDDKFCLMWRIGDFRPNHMVEGSVRAQLLRYKEDKEGRMTMEYKDLKLLNDQIILVTPVTVVHEIDSESPLYGLDRKALAKDNFEILVTFVYTGDSTGTSHQSRSSYVPREILWGHRFNDVLHVKKKYYKVDCLQFEETTEVYAPHCSAMQLDRKEQEWSRTEKTREKAAETSALEIKSFSTNQKSFSAVALITSCEDPEDLVTAVNQPSGEIPYQKAAVTLSSLSIESQV comes from the coding sequence ATGAGAAAGATGACTGAGCAGAGTGGTTGCTATAGGCCTGTAAACATACAGGGAAATAAGATCAGTTACCAAGGCACTTGTCAAGAAAGCCCTGAAAAGGGGATGAAAAGATTGCAGAATCGATTTCTCCACAAGGATGGCAGCTGCAACGTGTACTTCAAACACATCTTTGGGGAATGGGAGAGCTACGTAGTGGACATATTTACCACACTGGTGGACATCAAGTGGCGCCATATGTTTGTGATATTCTCATTGTCGTATGTTCTTTCATGGTTGTTCTTTGGACTAGTCTTTTGGCTGATAGCAATCCAGCATGGAGATTTATTCAACGATGAAGAAATAACCCCCTGTGTTGCAAATGTCCATAGCTTCACAGGAGCATTCCTATTCTCCCTCGAAACCCAGACGACCATTGGTTATGGTTACCGCTGTGTTACAGAAGAGTGCTCTGTTGCAATCCTCATGGTTATCCTACAGTCAGTATTAAGCTGCATTATTGACACCTTCATAATCGGAGCAGCCTTGGCTAAAATGGCCACAGCTCGAAAAAGAGCTCAAACCATTCGTTTCAGCTACTATGCTGTAGTTGGCTTAAGAGATGATAAATTTTGCCTCATGTGGCGCATTGGGGATTTCCGGCCAAATCACATGGTTGAGGGCTCTGTACGAGCTCAGCTTCTGCGCTACAAGGAAGACAAGGAGGGGAGAATGACGATGGAATACAAGGACTTGAAGTTGCTAAATGACCAGATCATACTCGTTACACCAGTGACAGTCGTACATGAAATTGATAGCGAGAGCCCCTTGTATGGTCTCGACCGGAAAGCTCTGGCCAAGGACAACTTTGAAATCTTGGTCACATTTGTCTACACAGGTGATTCAACAGGAACGTCACATCAGTCAAGAAGCTCGTATGTCCCCAGAGAGATTCTTTGGGGCCATAGGTTTAACGATGTCTtacatgtaaagaaaaaatactataaGGTGGATTGCTTACAGTTTGAAGAAACCACGGAAGTTTATGCTCCTCACTGCAGTGCCATGCAACTGGATCGGAAGGAGCAAGAATGGAGCCGAACCGAGAAGACGcgggaaaaagcagcagagacgTCAGCACTGGAGATCAAGTCATTTAGTACTAACCAAAAGTCATTTAGCGCAGTTGCTCTCATCACTAGTTGTGAAGATCCAGAAGACCTCGTGACAGCTGTCAATCAGCCTTCTGGAGAAATTCCTTATCAGAAAGCAGCTGTGACCTTGAGTAGTCTATCAATAGAGTCCCAAGTCTAG